The genomic DNA AGTCGTTACCTTCAGCTGTTTCTCTTGCTCCTCCCCCTTTGGGTACTTGCTGTTGAGTCTCCAGTTAAGAAGGTAATACATGTACATGATCTGTTAAAAATGCAGAATATGCATGAAATTATGTTTGGGTATATTTaggcattattttatatttaggtaaagattataattataacatgGTAAGCTGATAATAGGCTTACCTGTGACCATCTCTTTTTGTGACGAATCAGCTGTTTGTCCTTATAGTGAACCATTAATAAATTGCCATTAGGAAGTTTGCATACCAGACGTCCTCCATAAGGTGTGCTGATAATGGCCTGCCCAGGGTCAGTGGTCTCATTATTCCATGAAGAAGGGTTGTCTGTGATAAAAAAGCTAAATCATgccaaaaaaaagtgttttattttcacacatTATCTCTGTAACTCCATGGTTGATTTTAAAAAGGTCAAACGCTTATGCTTACGTTTTTACTTCTTTGATGACTTTCACTAGAGACTTAGCATATTCGTTTAAATGCCGCCCTTCGCCACCATTCACATCCTCGAAGGCATCATCAAAGAAGATATGGCACTCAAAGGAGGCATCTTTGTGGAAGTTTTCTTTAGGCCGGAATTTGTCAAGCCTGGTTAAAACAATTAGTTGTTGCTGAATTTTAAGGTTAACAAGTGTAAATAACACACAATTATTACAAAATTACCTGAACATAGAGATAATTATTTTCATCATTTCGTCATCTGTCTCATGCCACATTGTTGCACAAAGGTAGACGGTCACAGGTTTTTTTGTTCTGGGAAGAAACATAATAACGATTTAACCATGATGCGATTAAACTCGATCAACCAATCCTGACCCAATGAATTAGCCAATCTGTGCCTAAAAACTACATATTCTACATATTCACCACAGAGGCAGTATTTACCTGTTCTCCTCATTTTTTTCGTTGGTCTCAAAACGGGTGTTGAGCAACAAGGACTGTTCCAGAAAAGCTCCCTCATACATTTGTCCCAGAAAAAGATCTTGAGTCCTCTCAATGCGTTTAATCTTCCGAAACCAGGTGTAAAATGTGCTCAGTATGAGCCCCAGCCACCAGCTTAGGGCACATATGCCAATAATCACAAGGGTTTCCATTTTTTTCTTTGACAAAGTAGCCCAAGTGTTTGTAACATCAGCCAATAATGAATGAGCTATACTAGTGCTGCTGTTTGTAGGAAAGGTCTTCATTAATACGAGACACAGAACTAAACTAGACACAGAGGTCAGGTACATGGGCATAACAAAACAACACCGCAGGGCATGCATCTTACAAGCTACCACTGCAAGCCAGCGACACATTATGGATGAGGCGATTTGGATGGCCATTAAGCCAAAGACTgctatttgtatgtttttaggaaTCGATGTTAATTTGATCCACTCTTGTTCATGCCAAAAAGGGACACTAATTCCAACCACAACTGCTGTTACTAGAACTTTCACCAGACTGGACAGAATGCTGAGCACATTCTGAGAACTGTCTTTTTCTTCAAAAAACTTCtccatacatttaaaaagagtTTTGTAGTTTTCCCACCAGTTTACTGAAACTAAGATGGTTCCTACAATGGCCATGCTAAGAGGTCCAACCATTGTCCGGTAGCTCACAATGAAGAAGATGTAGCCAAGAACAGTGAAGACGATGGAGAAGATTGCTGCTACAACGTATTTCATTTCTTTAGCATAAAAACGCGCAAACATCTGAAACACGGCTGACATAATGCTTACACTATTCAAAATCATGACATTAGTGACAATGTCAAAATATGGCATGGCCATCACTGTGAGAAGTGCCTCCCCAAGTGACACAAAACTCTGAACAAACACCACCTAGAACACAAATAAAAATTCTCGTTatagatatttatatttttctggTTATATTACCATTAGTCATTGTGCCACTGTTAAGGTTTTGTTTAACAGTTATTGTAAATCAAGAACATAAAAATCAAACAGGTATTTATGCTtaaaacacttacacacaaaatTGTTTTCCAGGATGGCtttgttacatttttaaagatgAACTTCCACAGGCTCTTCATGAGAAGAAGAATATTTGGTGCGACCAACACACAGCCGATACTCAGTGAAACAGTTGCTTTGTATTCAACAGGGACACTCGTAGTGACGTTACTATTGAGGGTCACCAAAACTAAAAATGATGActacacaaaagaaaaaaagtttcATTTAAACAAATATGTTCAGTGAGAAGATTTTAAATCATATGCATTAGATACCAATACTAGACAGCTCAACTCACCTTGCTCAGTACTGCAAGAGAAAACACAAGGACTCCAACAGTTAAATGACATAAGTGTTTGAAAAACTGATGTCGTTTTTTGTGACTTTCTTCTTGAATGATTGGAACTTCTCTGCAGGTGTCCCATTCTGTGCTGTTAAACCTaaagttaaatatttaaaaaatgtatataaatttcAGAATttctggaaatcaaacccagaatcttcttgttgtgaggagacagtgctacccactgagccacccaaatgaaaaatgaaatgttGTATTAATTTCAAGAAAGATCAAAACTAGACACACTCACTAATTTTGTCCCCTCACCATTTTATAAGATTAAATTAAATTCTTAAAGGAATTTACTTAAAAATGGTGACATTTATGTTTGgtttaaaaatgaatacacAATTTTAAAAGATGTGAAACAAGTATtggtacaataaatacattattgttaatacatacatgtgtgttgtattgatttaacaaaaaaaaattcttgCCACTTTGAAACTTTTATATCAGACATAATAGCTCAAAATGTATTAGTaggaataaaataattatagaagtatactttgttaaaatacatttaagtaaTTCTGAGCTATTAATgatcaagaaataaataaattaataatacaaataaattaaatcaatCAATATCATATTtccataataaatgtattaaatctgtaaaatttgtaaaaaaataaaataaatacctgCATTGTTTTTCTTCTCGCTTCGCATCCATTGTGATGCTCTCTGTGGAAGAAGTGTCTAAATTTCAGTTTAAACACATCCCTTTTAAAGGTTCACTGAAACACTCCTTAAACACTCAAGGGCCTTTGTCATGCCcttgtgttgttttttaaatacagaaagTTGAGGAAGAAGGAAGAAACACGGTATAAAAAAACTACAGATATTTTCATTGAAAGATTTAATCTTTTATAGTGTGTGAAGATTATTTGCGGAACTATCAAACCTTGGTTTAATTCTCCCTAGTTTTCATCAAAATAAGACTTCCTTGTTCTTATAAATCTAATCTTCAATTTCTCTGTAATTGCTGACCTTGTTATATAcacaacattattttaaatttgccTGAAATCACCTGgtaatttatttgattatacTGATTATACATTTTATGGCATTATTTCTCATTTAtgcataattttaaaacaacagTCATTATCATGAAGTTGGTTTCACCACTGCTgctataaaagtataaaaagcaTTCTGATGGAAAAGCTTCAaactagattttggaacatgaatGTGATTTGAATTGAATGATTTTCTTCCTTTCAGCTGGCTCTATTTACATTAACAGCTGATTAACAGCAATcaatgaaacacacacaaatatcagAAAATCAAAATGCTATATCACATTATGCAAACCACGGGCTATGATAACTGccaaattgtattatttatttattttttcaagtagatattgtttgtttgttgtataTATTGATTTATAAATCCTAAGTGTTAGACACATTTTGGACTGTATGGTCTGTGAATAAAgatcttaattatttatttatagtctcAAACCTATCAGGAGACACAGGGTGCAGACAGGAATTCACTCTGAATAGGAATAGGCTGTCTATTGCAGGatatcacacactcactaatGGGGAAATTTACAGCAGTCAAATAACCTACATCTATGTTTTTAGAAGGTATAAATCAAAGTGAAATTCATATTGATCAAACACAAAAAGCTGTACAGTGGTACAGAAAAACACATTGAAAGGAAACCGACCAAACCAGAGTgtcagagaaaacccacaacaATGCAGGAAAAACAAGACAAACTTTTCCTGACAGTGACCATAGGCAAGGTTTGAACCTGTGTTACACATCCCCCCCAACATAAAATAAGtacaattgttttatttcaggAATGTCTTTGGTCATTATGACGTAAAGAAGTAACTTTATTCAACATCCTTACTTTGTTCatgaaatcatttatttatttcatttatttatttatttatttctggttTATATTCACTTGTCTTATGAAATGTATTTGTAGataatgtgtgttttaatgttttgcttTATCTCGTCCGAGAAAGAAGAGCTACCCTACTAAATCTTATAACATATACATCttatcacaaaaatgaaaacacatGACCTTTGTTAGCCGTGATCCTTACATAACTTTACAGGatgactgtactgtactgagTGCATTTTTGTTGAATGGTGTTTGCTTTGGTGGTAAACCTTTCATCTTCCAAAGAGTGACCAGTTCAGTGACATCCAGCTATTGTTTTGTCACGCAATCAAGATTTAAGGCTTACTGTTTGTATTAAAAAATGCCCTTTTATATTAGTAAGTAAAAAAAGAGATTGTATTTTTGAAGTGAACAaggatttatttaaagttttaaacatTAGATGACATACTTAAGAAGGGCCTGAGGGCAACGCTGTGCAGTAGAGGGTTAAGTAACTAATGTAGATATCATGTTAACCTTTCTCTCTTCCAGAGAATGACCAGTTTGGCAACCATTTATACTACCCACATATAAACAAGAATTAaggctttatattttataaaaggaGGAATTAAAGTAAGTGAGGGCTAAGATCATATTTCTGAAAGGGGTAGTGTTACAGAATAACATCTAGAACACAGCCAGGTGGGTCctgttaagataagataagataagattcctttattgatcgaaatagaataaaaaagaaaaagaaatttgCTATgcaatgcaattactattatacatcagtatggcaattactacagtataatacaaacactataaattctaatatatacatatgtgtaaataatgaaacagagtCCAGTGCTGGGCAAAAGGGTAGaagggggatcttgagttattgaaTGGGGGGAAGCTGGCTCATTAGTGTGAGGACAgtctgtgtattctgctattgttatgcagtctgatggcagttggcaCAAAAGAACGTCTGAAGCGCTCCGTCTTGCTTTTTGGTGGAATTAGTCTATGACTAAAAGAACTACCCAGTCGCCATAGTTCCTCATTAAGAGGGTGAGAAGGGTTATTCAGGATGGCCCtgattttgtcctttgttctTTTCTCACATACCACCTCCAGACTGTCCAGCTGTAGACCCACAACAGAACCGGCTTTCCTGACCAGCTTATTGAGTTTGTTGGCATCTCCAGCCTTGATGCcaccaccccagcacaccacagCAAAAAAGAGGGCGCTggcaaccacagactgataGAAAGCTTTCAGCAGTCTGTTGCACACACTGAAGGACCTCAGCCTCCTCAGAAAAAACAGTCTACTTTGTCCTTTCCTATAGATGGCATCAGTGTTATGtgtccagtccagtttgttattTATATGTACCCCAAGGTACTTGTAGGAGTCCACCCTCTCCATCTCCTTTCCCTGTATGAAAACAGGGACAGGGGGGCTTCTGTTCCTCTGGTAATCTACCACAATCTCTATAGTCTTGCTGATATTGAGCTTCAGGTGATTTTCACTGCACCATGTAGTGAAGCTCTCGATCAGTCTTCTGTACTCCTCCTCGTTGTCCCTGGTGATACATCCAACAATGGAGGAGTCGTCGGAGAACTTCTGGAGGTGGCAGGAACCAGAGTTAAATCGAAAATCCGAGGTGTAGACCGTGAAGAGGAATGGTGCTAGTACAGTTCCTTGGGGTGCACCGGTGTTGCAGATCACAGACTCAGAAACACAGCCATCCACCTGAGttaacctgggtttgatcccatcCTCAGGTCACTGTTTGTAAATAGTTTTACAAATTTTTTACTGGGTACTCTGGTTGCAAgcaataatgttataaatacataaattcctacaaaatcacacaaacatttaaCTCTATTCCAATTATTTAATACCAATTTTAAATGACATACATGGATGAGCATACAATAATTATTACAGTTACTATTTAACAATGCGTGGACCTTCCATACATAACAAATATGTTCACATCCAGCAAATCAAATTCCATTTTCAGCCGCATGAAGTCCTCAGAATTTTTGCCTCTTGTTCGCTATGCCTGCTGAATTACTGTACATCCCAAATCTCACAGAGCAGCGGGTTGAACTTGTGGTCGCTCATGCGCCATGACTCCAGCATTTCAGCATGATAGTGGTGTAGAGTGCGCAGCTCGGTCAGCCGACCCAACAGCCGGGCAAAACGCTGTGGCTCCTGAGGGTGATTCAGCTTGCAGAACTTCCACAGCACCTCCAGCATTGCTTCCTGGAGTCGCTCCACAGCTTGCTGGTCTTTAACATAGGGTCGGTCTACCAAATTAAAAACACCACCGTGTTATTACTAGGTTAGGCAACTTGACCAAAAAATAGCCTAAATTACAAAGTCATTTTCATCATATCTACAGTTCATTAAGTGAATGAAATGttaaatttacaaaatatacagTGCAATGATAAAGTGATCGCAagcaatataaaataaaagtttgtaATTTCTAAGTTTCTTATGATCTGTTTTTTTCTAATTAGATAAAGAAGAAATAATTTTACAACAGAATGTTCTAACATGTTGTGTTCGCCACTTTAAATGGATTATGTTTTGACTTcacacttcttcttcttcttcttctttcggcttttcccttttcaggggtcgccacagcgagtcatcctcctccatctcactctgtccactgcatcctctgtcctcaccccaactacttccatgtcctctctaactgcatccatatacctcctctttggtcttcctctttgtctttttcctggcagctgcatgtctaacatccttctaccaatatacccgctgtccctcctctggacatgtccaaaccatctcagtctggcctctctaactttatctcctagttgtttaacctgtgctgtacctctgattatctcattcctaaccttatccatccttgtaactcccaaggagaacctcaacatcttcatttctgccacttccagttccttctcctgtctttttgtcaATGCCACTGTCTCCAAACCATACAACATAGCTGGTCTCACCGCTGTCCTGTAAACTTTTCCTTTGACCTTTGCTGTCACCCTTTTGacttcacacaaacacagtaaattGATAGTTGACCAACTAGCTTTACTAAATCTCACTCACATGTGCACACATTCAATTCAGGCAAGGAAAATACTTTTCTTCAAGGTCTATTAAATCAACACCGTGAGAAAAAACATAAATGCACTGTGAACTTAAGTTGTGTTGATTCTGTTAGTTTTATGACACATTGGAATAGCCTAGCATTGGAAGCTTAACAGTCGGgctaaactttatttttttactaaattTTACTTAATGCTGGATTTGACATAAAATTGTAACTGTAGTGGGTTAAACAATTTAACTGCCTACAAAATTGTAACTCAAGTAAGTATTCTGTGTTATTTCTACGAGTAAGTGAGCCGAATGTCAGACGAATGTTGACGTTTAATGCCTGACGTGAAAAAGCATAACGTGGCTAAGTTACTGCGGTAAAGTTGGTCTCATATTCGCATATTCGGATTTCtttcttcaatagcttttaaaagatGCGTACAAAAAGGCTAATCTGTGTAACTGGTCATTGTTGGCAATCAAGACAATCAACTACAACTCAGTTTACTACTGTAATAgatgcttttaaaaatgtaaacaatacatTGCTTTcaatgtgtgccgtaatcacTACGAGAGCTCAGGGAGCTCAAAACTTATTGAAAATATTGAATAAAaattttttgtaataaatggtgacagtgtcagtataagacttgtagtatgtaatgtgggttacacttgatataATACAACTCTTATATACTCGTTGAATACAACtcatttaaaagttattgaaattatttaataaaaatttgtTATAAAAGGTGACAGTCAATATAAGAGTTAAAGTATGTAAAATGAGtatttttataaaacacaatttgttttggagcaatatgaACAGTTGTTCAAAAGCTATTCAAATAAATTCACAGAAATAAATCTACCACCAGAATTCAGCTCATGTTAAAGCTACCAGTTGTGTAGAAGGCATATGTTCTTATACTGCTTATTATGGAGCAACACTGCCATTTGATCAAAAGACCAAGTAAAAGATAAATTAACCAATATATGTGGTGTAGCATAAGGAGTTGGAAGTAAATACAAATTGTTTTGAAGCAATATATTACCAACAAGATTGGAATTTTCACAAGAGCCTTTAATTACAGTCCTgcagatgttaaaatcaccaggATTAGATGTATAGTAAGTCATATATAAGCTACacttgtggttttttttttactgtgtattGTAATTTGTAGTCTTTTAGAGCTTGCTGCTCTCATGGCAGCCCGTAAAACACAGCATGCTATGTGGATTTCAGaagacaaacatttgtgaagtaAAGTAAGTTGTAGCTGCTTGTCTTGGGTGTCAACAACGATAATTTGCTATTATTAAAACTATTGCATGCaccttttaaaagctattgaagatAGAAATCCAAATATTCGAATATGAAACCAACTTGACCACAGTGGCTAACGTTAAGCCTTTTCTTCACATTTAAACCTCATATAAGGAAATgttaacgtggcttaatgtactaaaacactAAGCTGGGAACACCAGGTCattaaataatatgtaaaaactgtttaaaaatgaTGGTGTAATAAAAAGCTGTATGTAATAGTAGTCAAAAACTAATGTAGGCTGAAAGCTGTACAACAGGAGTGGCCAATCCTATCCAAAAGCAGCAGTGTTTTTAGCAGGTGTAATTTGAGCAGTTGAGTAATTGAGTAATTATTAACAGTAATTATTCAAAGTTCGCGGTTCCTAGGAAAGCTACATCATGCTTTTCCTTAAATGAGGTTTAAAtgggaaaaaaagcaaaaataattacTTTCCTTTTTGAcctttataaccagtaatagTTGAGAGAAGTTTGGTGTTCCTAGGTCATTGTTGTAGTAGAATAAATCCATCTAAAATGAAATTTTTGTTTACCATATGTGCTTTACTGACTTAAGACTTGACTTGGACTATAGCCTTAAAACTTGTGACTTAACTTGTGAACATCTTTAATAGCTTCAACCACACTTCAACCTGTACCCTGCCAATATCTGATCTTTAACCTTTCTCAAGCATCTCCTTAACATGTCTGCATCCCTAAGATTGGAGGATTCTGATGACTGCCTGTCAGCTCACAGGGACCATGCTGTTTGCTTCATCACCACCAAATTTCATGAATCAAACACCACAGACTCTTCACACACCGCAGCACCACTTGTAACCAGCCCACATGCCATGTAGATACAAATATTTTTAGAGTTCCCCTCCATCTCCCCTCATTCACTATAGTTGAAGGTGTGGCCTGCATTAATAGAATTAGGTTTGTAATTACTTCCACATAAAGAGGATTTCAGCTTAACACAGCATCTCGGAACATCACTATCATCAGTCTAGTGCCCAGCTCAGAATTCACCCTCTGATACGCTGCAATGAAACATGCCACTCATTATGGCTCACTCATCAACAACCCTTCACTCCGACTACTACATTTTAGGTTAGTGACTTTCATCAATCTGTCTCTTAGGAGCTTTGCATGCTCACCCCATGCAGGGAAGGGTTTTATCTGTGTACGATGGTTTTTCCCTACCTCCCAAAACATTCAGTAGGGCAAAATGCTACACAAATTGCTCCTAAATGTGACTAAGTgaatgtgtggatgtgtgttaaCATGTGATAGATTGGTGCTCTGTATTTCTGCCTTATTCCGAGCATTTATTGGTGGTGCTGAATTCACCAAACCAACAACCCTGCCAGGTAGAAGCatttagtgaaaataaaaagcTATTACAGCTTTACATGTAATCTTAATTTTAGTTAAATACTTATTGGGTAATATAAGTAAGGTTAATGTTTAAATGCATTAACCAGTTGACTATAGACATTGAACGTTTCTTCTGTAAAAATGTGTTGAGTTTTTCTTAAGATCCGTTTGTGTGatatattgtttcatttactgatttaaaagcatttagtgtgacaaatatgcaaaaaacaGAGGGAGTCAAAAAGAgggcatttactttttattattgtacatacatttgtttttttgttttaccttATAGCAGGTGATTGCATAAATTAACCTGAGGAAGAACAGAGCTCagatctgtgtttttttaaactacAGTGTACTAGGTATTTACTTACCTGGTGAAAGAATGGTAATGGCAGTGAGGAGAGCATGTTCCTCCTGCATCATCAGTAGCTCCCCGATACTCTTATAGAAGTTGAACATAGGGGTGATGAACTCTTCAGATATTCCTGTGGAAAGAATGCAGAACTGAAAAGCTTTCAGGAAATCAGATGTTGGAAATAATTCCAAATACTTCATTAATCTGATAATGAGTCTACAGGAATCAGTTGAAATAGTTTTATCACATGTTTTCCTGGCAAGGTCGTCCTATTAATgcatataaattaataatatttatttatttatttatttatttattcacaattTGGGTcggattcactgggtgaaatcaCATTACAATTGACATAAATGTGCTTTTTTAACATACAAATAAGTTTACCCAATTTATCTTTAACATCCAGttccacattttgttttgtACAATTTTTACCAGCCTCTAATGTTATACTGTATGCGACAacagtaataaagtaataaaaaaagagattaaacatgtttaaattaaCCCACCATATAAACATCAACTGACCACAAAGACATTAACTTAATTTTAACCCCCACTACCCAACCCCCTTTTCAAAACCCAAATACCCCAGACCCACATTGTGCTGACAAAAATCTTTTAGGGTGTGGTTGAGTCAATGTTGCTAAAAAGCTTGGTATCCCTGAAGTTCATAAAAGCATTATTTTAGtagaataacaataaaacaaatagtTAAACTACTAATTAGAATTATGTATAATTTTATGTCCTGCTCTCATACAGCTTAATACAATCCTTGCAGGAAAAAGCCACTAGGAGGCAGCAAGATCCATCACATTTCAAGCACTGACTCAATCATTAACCTTGTAAAAGCACTCGTGGTAGGCTTCTGTgtatttaaatgtgtcttttgATTGATCGAGACTTTTGATAAACACTTGAAAACACCATACTGAATCAGATGATTGATCAGTCAGCTGAAATAACCAAATGCTTGATGTTTGCAGTTATATCTTTTTGTGAACAAAACAGATTTCTACTAATCCAGCATTAGATACTTTATCATGGAGAAACGTTTAAGGGATTATGGGATACCTCAATCAATTCTTGCTCCATCCCAACTCATGACCAACCTGTCTAAATCTA from Trichomycterus rosablanca isolate fTriRos1 chromosome 11, fTriRos1.hap1, whole genome shotgun sequence includes the following:
- the LOC134322942 gene encoding chitin synthase chs-1-like — translated: MDAKREEKQCRFNSTEWDTCREVPIIQEESHKKRHQFFKHLCHLTVGVLVFSLAVLSKSSFLVLVTLNSNVTTSVPVEYKATVSLSIGCVLVAPNILLLMKSLWKFIFKNVTKPSWKTILCVVFVQSFVSLGEALLTVMAMPYFDIVTNVMILNSVSIMSAVFQMFARFYAKEMKYVVAAIFSIVFTVLGYIFFIVSYRTMVGPLSMAIVGTILVSVNWWENYKTLFKCMEKFFEEKDSSQNVLSILSSLVKVLVTAVVVGISVPFWHEQEWIKLTSIPKNIQIAVFGLMAIQIASSIMCRWLAVVACKMHALRCCFVMPMYLTSVSSLVLCLVLMKTFPTNSSTSIAHSLLADVTNTWATLSKKKMETLVIIGICALSWWLGLILSTFYTWFRKIKRIERTQDLFLGQMYEGAFLEQSLLLNTRFETNEKNEENRTKKPVTVYLCATMWHETDDEMMKIIISMFRLDKFRPKENFHKDASFECHIFFDDAFEDVNGGEGRHLNEYAKSLVKVIKEVKTFFITDNPSSWNNETTDPGQAIISTPYGGRLVCKLPNGNLLMVHYKDKQLIRHKKRWSQIMYMYYLLNWRLNSKYPKGEEQEKQLKVTTAQAENTYILALDGDTDFLPSAVMLLIDRLRLYPGVGAACGRIHPTGTGPMVWYQKFEYAVGHWLQKTAEHVFGCVLCSPGCFSLFRGSALMDNNVMRTYTKKATEASHHVQYDQGEDRWLCTLLLQQGYRVEYNAASDAYTNAPQDFKEFYNQRRRWGPSTMANTIDLLSSGNLTSERNGSISKPYIIYQVISMGTSILGPATICLMIAGSFTFLFQIKANLALILAIVPPAIYLALCFKLKADTQLQIAAVMSIFYAFIMTGTILCIIGEMVKNGTFVTPSGLFLISMVAMYLITAILHPQEFPLIIYGVLYCLCIPSGYLLLTIYSIVNMNNVSWGTRETGGKAKTVTVNTIRRQLIQAVCGKCPFLKNTLSETEPPVESLVSKQQDPEVMESQETDRSDVYLSTETPKSWIEDLQIQHSDLPLINETLSKTEIDFWKDLLRKYLEPIKENKEQQEQVVKELKELRNKVSFVFFIFNTLWLVATFFLQAIGNNITLPIPKVNPDFTISNEKLQVDPISLMFLLSFALLIFVQFFAMLYHRIYTLIHFVAYMDTEIKAGQKQQTETSNETAAESA